A stretch of the Ictidomys tridecemlineatus isolate mIctTri1 chromosome 5, mIctTri1.hap1, whole genome shotgun sequence genome encodes the following:
- the Ramac gene encoding RNA guanine-N7 methyltransferase activating subunit translates to MADTSEAVPNFEEMFANRFTEDDKEYQEYLKRPPEMPPIIEEWNSRSGGNQRNRGNRLQDNRQFRGRESRRGWPSDNRSNQWHGRSWGNNYPPQHRQEPYYPPQYGQYGYNPRPPYGYY, encoded by the exons ATGGCTGACACTTCTGAAGCTGTTCCAAATTTTGAAGAGATGTTTGCAAATAGATTCACAGAAGATGATAAAGAGTACCAGGAATACTTGAAACGTCCTCCTGAAATGCCTCCAATTATTGAGGAATGGAATAGCAGATCTGGTGGAAACCAAAGAAATAGAGGCAATAG gCTGCAAGATAACAGACAGTTTAGAGGTAGGGAGAGCAGACGGGGATGGCCAAGTGACAATCGATCAAATCAGTGGCATGGACGATCCTGGGGTAACAATTATCCCCCACAACACAGACAAGAACCTTACTATCCACCCCAATATGGACAATATGGTTACAACCCACGGCCTCCGTATGGTTACTATTGA